In Marivivens aquimaris, one genomic interval encodes:
- a CDS encoding DUF4329 domain-containing protein encodes MKRLATLTSLLIIGLGITFSQADDTPRSEIQLFARKVFQKIQQQSFDLERELCAYIGYGPDGRLMLTRVAVGTEATCILPVRSAKMDVIASLHTHSTYSPDYHSEVPSALDMESDEASGTDGWIATPGGRMWFVDSSEMRAYQVCGAGCLPQDPNFIDEPVGSIKQSYTYSALVKMERH; translated from the coding sequence ATGAAACGCCTCGCGACACTGACGTCCCTGCTGATTATCGGCCTTGGAATTACATTCAGCCAAGCCGACGATACCCCGCGCAGCGAAATCCAGCTGTTCGCAAGAAAAGTCTTCCAGAAAATCCAGCAGCAGTCCTTCGACCTCGAACGCGAGCTCTGCGCGTACATTGGCTATGGGCCTGACGGTCGGCTGATGTTGACCCGTGTCGCGGTCGGCACGGAAGCGACCTGCATTCTGCCAGTGCGGTCAGCGAAGATGGACGTGATCGCGTCGCTCCACACACACAGCACCTATAGCCCTGACTACCACAGTGAAGTGCCCTCGGCGCTCGATATGGAGTCAGACGAAGCATCGGGGACAGACGGCTGGATCGCAACGCCGGGCGGGCGGATGTGGTTTGTGGATTCGTCCGAAATGCGGGCCTATCAGGTCTGCGGCGCGGGGTGCCTACCGCAGGACCCGAACTTCATCGACGAACCTGTCGGCTCCATCAAACAGAGCTACACCTACAGCGCGCTAGTGAAGATGGAACGTCACTGA
- a CDS encoding arylesterase, with translation MADTITVAALGDSLTQGYGLPRDEGFVPQMQEWLTAHGADVEVLNAGVSGDTTAGGLRRVAWTLTDDVDAMIVNLGGNDFLRALDPANSRQNLRGILEAAQEADVDVMLVGLAISNNYGPDYKEQFEGMYTDLAAEFDVPLYPDYFAAMNASGLPREDLMQRDGIHPSAKGVAITVEDLGPKVLEWLETVQ, from the coding sequence ATGGCCGACACGATCACCGTTGCGGCATTGGGCGACAGCCTGACCCAAGGTTACGGCCTGCCGCGTGACGAAGGCTTCGTTCCCCAGATGCAGGAGTGGCTCACCGCGCACGGCGCGGATGTCGAAGTGCTGAACGCGGGCGTATCGGGCGATACCACCGCAGGCGGTCTCCGCCGTGTGGCGTGGACGCTAACCGATGACGTCGACGCGATGATCGTGAACCTCGGCGGTAACGATTTCCTGCGTGCGCTTGATCCGGCGAACAGCCGCCAAAACCTGCGCGGCATTCTCGAAGCGGCTCAGGAAGCGGACGTTGACGTGATGCTCGTCGGGCTGGCGATTTCCAACAACTACGGGCCGGATTACAAAGAGCAGTTCGAAGGCATGTACACCGACCTCGCCGCCGAATTCGACGTGCCGCTTTATCCCGACTACTTCGCCGCAATGAATGCATCCGGCCTGCCGCGCGAAGACCTGATGCAACGCGACGGCATCCATCCGTCGGCAAAGGGCGTCGCGATCACGGTAGAGGACTTGGGGCCGAAGGTGCTCGAATGGCTCGAGACCGTTCAGTGA
- a CDS encoding ABC transporter ATP-binding protein, whose amino-acid sequence MTVLSLQDASLSLSSNAGRVDILHGITLSVSAGESVGLIGPSGSGKSSLLMVMGGLEQATGGKVTALDQDLTRMDEDALARFRRNNMGVVFQSFHLIPTMTAVENIATPLELAGEADAFDRARAELEAVGLGHRADHYPSQLSGGEQQRVALARAAAPRPRILLADEPTGNLDESTGAAIMDLLFGLRDRHGATLVMVTHAPDLAARCDRVVRLRDGRIEDAA is encoded by the coding sequence ATGACAGTTCTTTCCCTTCAGGACGCCTCGCTTTCGCTTTCGTCGAACGCGGGCAGAGTAGATATTCTCCACGGGATTACCCTTTCGGTATCCGCGGGCGAGAGCGTCGGCCTGATCGGACCGAGCGGATCGGGCAAGTCCTCGCTGCTCATGGTCATGGGCGGCTTGGAACAGGCCACGGGCGGCAAGGTGACTGCGCTGGACCAAGACCTGACCCGCATGGACGAAGACGCGCTTGCCCGCTTTCGTAGAAACAATATGGGGGTGGTGTTCCAGTCCTTCCACCTCATTCCGACGATGACAGCTGTTGAAAATATCGCGACCCCGCTGGAACTGGCCGGCGAAGCGGACGCATTCGACCGCGCAAGGGCGGAGCTTGAGGCCGTGGGCCTCGGCCACCGCGCGGACCACTACCCCAGCCAGCTTTCGGGCGGCGAGCAGCAGCGTGTAGCACTTGCCCGCGCCGCCGCGCCGCGCCCGCGCATCCTGCTGGCGGACGAGCCGACGGGGAACCTTGATGAAAGCACGGGCGCTGCGATTATGGACCTGCTGTTCGGCCTGCGCGACCGCCACGGCGCGACGCTGGTGATGGTGACGCACGCCCCCGATCTGGCGGCGCGGTGCGACCGCGTGGTGCGCCTGCGTGACGGGCGGATCGAGGACGCGGCATGA
- a CDS encoding ABC transporter permease, with product MSLAYRLARRDLRGSLKSFRIFLACLILGVAAIAAVGTVRSAITAGLKEQGAALLGGDAEAEFTYRFARPEELAYLQSISEQVSETVDFRSMVVVQREEAERALTQVRAVDDLYPLIGEVTLSPEMPLADAFAGNGDLPGGVMERVLADRLGLSAGDTFRLGTQDFVLSAVLDTYPDNAAGGFGLGPRTLVLTEDLADAGLIAEGTLFNTQYRLDLPDGADLAALERQTEGQWRDSGLRWRDARRGAGGTERFVQQIGSFLILVGLAGLAVGGVGVSAAVRSYLAGKRDTIATLKTLGAERRTILAVYAIQIAVLSAIGIVAGLVLGLLLPLVFSPLIAAQLPVPASFRIYPMPLIEAAIYGALTAAIFTLLPIARTENIRAAALFRNQGSGRLPFRHVLYTGILVAALVTLAAWFTDAVRLTLYTFGGIAGALLVLAIAAWLIGWIAGRLNPMARGRPALRAALAAIAAQKGETLSVVLSLGLGLSVLASVGQIDGNLRAAFTDELPSVAPSYFFVDIQPDQMEGFRERLDTDPAVSKVEAAPMLRGIITTINGQPAEKFANGHWVVRGDRGVTYSEALPEGTRLTAGEWWPEGYDGEPLVSFSAEEAAEIGLQLGDTLTVNILGRDITATVASFRKVEFDTAAIGFVMSMNPSALAGAPHSWISTVYAEEDAEAAILRDLANAYPNITAIRVRDAIDQALVLIDGIAAGVRYGALATLVTGFLVLIGAAAAGQRARVYEASILKTLGATRGTILRSFALRAAFVGFAAGVVALFAGIGGGWTVTTYIMDTDFQIIWSNALWIIAGGIVATLLANLTFALRALSVRPARNLRDRE from the coding sequence ATGAGCCTCGCGTATCGTCTGGCCCGCCGCGACCTGCGGGGGAGCCTGAAATCGTTTCGTATTTTCCTTGCGTGTCTGATCCTTGGCGTCGCGGCGATTGCCGCCGTCGGGACGGTGCGCAGTGCGATTACGGCTGGTCTGAAAGAACAAGGTGCGGCGCTGCTGGGTGGTGATGCGGAGGCGGAGTTCACCTACCGCTTCGCCCGCCCAGAAGAGCTGGCATATTTGCAGAGCATTTCCGAGCAGGTCTCTGAAACCGTCGATTTCCGGTCGATGGTCGTGGTGCAGCGCGAAGAGGCAGAGCGCGCATTGACGCAGGTGCGGGCCGTTGATGACCTTTATCCGCTGATAGGCGAGGTGACGTTGTCGCCCGAAATGCCGCTGGCGGATGCGTTTGCGGGGAACGGCGATTTGCCCGGCGGTGTGATGGAGCGCGTGCTCGCCGACCGTCTGGGGCTGAGCGCGGGGGATACGTTCCGCCTTGGCACACAGGATTTCGTGCTGTCGGCGGTGCTGGACACCTACCCTGACAATGCTGCTGGGGGCTTTGGTCTGGGGCCGAGGACACTGGTGCTGACCGAGGATCTGGCCGATGCGGGGCTGATTGCCGAGGGCACGCTGTTCAATACGCAGTACCGTCTGGACCTGCCAGATGGAGCTGACCTAGCCGCGCTGGAGCGGCAGACCGAGGGTCAGTGGCGCGATAGCGGGCTGCGCTGGCGCGATGCGCGGCGCGGTGCTGGCGGGACCGAACGGTTCGTGCAGCAGATCGGATCGTTCCTGATTTTGGTCGGTCTCGCGGGCCTCGCCGTCGGCGGTGTGGGCGTGTCGGCAGCGGTGCGGTCGTACCTCGCGGGCAAGCGCGACACCATCGCGACGCTGAAGACATTGGGCGCAGAGCGGCGGACCATTCTGGCCGTCTACGCCATCCAGATCGCGGTTCTGTCGGCCATCGGGATCGTCGCGGGGCTGGTGCTGGGGCTGTTGTTGCCGCTGGTGTTCTCGCCTTTGATCGCGGCGCAACTGCCTGTTCCAGCGAGCTTCCGCATCTACCCGATGCCGCTGATCGAGGCAGCGATTTACGGCGCGCTGACGGCGGCGATCTTTACCCTTTTGCCGATTGCGCGGACAGAGAACATTCGCGCGGCGGCACTGTTCCGCAATCAGGGCAGCGGGCGCTTACCGTTCCGCCATGTGCTCTACACGGGCATCCTCGTGGCGGCGCTGGTCACGCTAGCGGCGTGGTTCACGGATGCGGTGCGGCTGACGCTCTATACCTTTGGCGGGATCGCGGGGGCGCTGCTAGTGCTGGCGATTGCGGCGTGGCTCATCGGCTGGATCGCTGGTCGTTTGAATCCGATGGCGCGTGGCCGCCCTGCCCTCCGCGCGGCGCTGGCGGCCATCGCGGCGCAGAAGGGCGAGACGCTTTCGGTCGTGCTGTCGCTGGGCCTCGGCCTGTCGGTATTGGCCTCGGTCGGGCAGATCGACGGCAACCTGCGGGCGGCGTTTACGGACGAGTTGCCTTCGGTCGCGCCGAGCTACTTCTTCGTCGACATTCAGCCGGACCAGATGGAGGGCTTCCGCGAAAGGCTGGACACCGACCCTGCGGTCTCCAAGGTCGAAGCCGCGCCGATGCTGCGCGGGATCATCACGACGATCAATGGACAACCCGCCGAGAAATTTGCGAACGGACACTGGGTGGTGCGCGGGGATCGCGGCGTGACCTATTCAGAAGCGTTGCCTGAAGGCACGCGCCTGACCGCTGGCGAGTGGTGGCCTGAAGGCTATGACGGCGAGCCGCTGGTCAGTTTCTCTGCCGAAGAAGCGGCGGAGATCGGACTGCAATTGGGCGACACGCTGACGGTCAACATTCTGGGGCGGGACATTACAGCGACGGTCGCGAGCTTCCGCAAGGTGGAGTTCGACACGGCGGCCATCGGCTTTGTCATGTCGATGAACCCCAGCGCGCTGGCGGGCGCGCCGCATAGCTGGATCAGCACGGTCTACGCCGAAGAGGATGCCGAGGCGGCGATCCTGCGCGATCTGGCGAACGCCTACCCCAACATCACGGCGATCCGCGTGCGCGACGCGATCGACCAAGCGCTCGTGCTGATCGACGGGATCGCGGCGGGTGTGCGCTATGGCGCGCTGGCCACGTTGGTCACAGGGTTCCTCGTGCTGATCGGAGCAGCGGCGGCGGGGCAGCGGGCGCGGGTCTATGAGGCGTCGATCCTCAAAACGCTCGGTGCGACGCGCGGCACTATTTTGCGCAGCTTTGCCCTGCGCGCGGCATTCGTTGGGTTTGCGGCGGGCGTAGTGGCGCTGTTCGCGGGGATCGGTGGCGGCTGGACAGTCACGACGTATATTATGGATACAGATTTCCAGATCATCTGGTCCAATGCGCTGTGGATTATCGCCGGAGGGATCGTGGCAACACTTCTTGCCAACTTGACCTTCGCGCTCAGAGCCCTCAGCGTGCGGCCAGCCCGCAATCTAAGAGACCGTGAATGA
- a CDS encoding gamma-glutamylcyclotransferase family protein: MNHPRFFGYGSLVNFDTHSYPEPKAAKLQGWRRVWRHTNIRDFAFLSVEPHEGTVLLGATALVPNADFEALDEREFAYARRPVAHQVTPEHDEVVVYEVEEGYFAEPSTAHPVLLSYLDVVVQGYHRLFGDDGVKHFFDTTMGWESLPVLDDRDAPLYPRACLLTDKETALVDAYLKERGQPQG, encoded by the coding sequence ATGAACCATCCCCGCTTTTTCGGCTATGGCAGCCTCGTCAACTTTGACACCCATAGCTACCCCGAGCCGAAAGCAGCCAAACTGCAAGGGTGGCGCCGTGTCTGGCGTCATACCAATATCCGAGACTTCGCTTTTCTGTCGGTCGAGCCGCATGAGGGCACCGTTCTGCTGGGCGCGACCGCGCTGGTGCCGAACGCCGATTTCGAGGCGCTGGACGAACGCGAGTTTGCCTATGCCCGCCGCCCCGTCGCCCATCAGGTGACGCCGGAGCATGACGAGGTTGTCGTTTACGAGGTTGAAGAGGGCTACTTTGCCGAGCCGTCGACCGCGCATCCGGTGCTGCTAAGCTACCTTGACGTGGTCGTGCAGGGCTATCACCGCCTGTTCGGTGACGACGGGGTGAAGCATTTCTTTGACACGACGATGGGCTGGGAGTCGCTGCCGGTTCTGGATGACCGCGATGCGCCGCTTTATCCGCGCGCTTGTCTGCTGACGGACAAAGAAACCGCGCTGGTGGATGCCTACCTCAAAGAAAGAGGCCAGCCGCAAGGCTGA